CGCAGGATCTCGCGGCCGGACGGCAGCCCCAGCACGCGCAGGTCGCCGGTGTGGCCACCGCTCCACAGGCCGTAATAGGTGTCGAGTTCGCCGGGCTTGAGATGGGTGGCGGCGGCCGGGTCAGCGGTCGGCGCGGCCGCCGCGGCGGGTGCCGGTGCGGCTGCGCTGGCGGCGGGCGCCGCGGCGGGGGCGGCGGCCTCCTGCTTGGAACAGGCGGCCATGCCCAAGGCCATACCGGTGCCGGCCACACCGGCGGCGGCGGCGGTATTCAGGAAGCGACGACGATTGACGTCCAATTGGTCGCCCGGTTCATGCCCCTTGTTCTTCATCTTTTTTACTCCTCTTGCGTCGCGGAGTGCGCCGCGGTCCGAGACGGCGTCGCACAGAATTGGGACGATGCATGCCGGGGTGTCTGTCGCTCCCCGCGGCTCGTCACTGCGACATTTTGTCGCAGCAGTAATGTCGGCCGCGAGACCTGAAATCGCATTGATCGATATCAAAGCCCTATCCACAAAAATTTTGAGGATTAATTCCAGTTCCTCGAAATTCAAACCACGAAAATCTCATGGGCTGGGTAGCGAATCGGCGCGGGCGTGGGCATGGCGTGGACCGCGCGGGACAATGGCGCGGCCGGCAGGGGCCTGTAACGAGATTGAAGATGTCGAGAGCGATGTTGGTGAGACTGGTGTCGCTGGCGTGGCTGGCGCTTGCGATGGCCCAGGCGGCGACGGCCGATGCGCTGCGTCTGCGCGGCGAGACCATGGGCACCACCTGGCAGGTGAGCGTGGTCACGGCGACGCCGGCGGCGAGCGATCTCAGGCGGCGTATCGACGCACTGCTCGAACGCATCAACGGGCAGATGTCGACCTACCGGCCGCAGTCCGAGCTGTCGCTTTTGAATGCCAACCCGAGTCGCGACTGGCTGCCGGTGTCGGGCGAGCTCTTTACCGTGTTGCAGGCGGCGCGACAGGTCAGCATCGCCACCGATGGCGCCTTCGACATCACGGTCGGGCCGTTGGTGAACCTGTGGGGTTTCGGTGCGCAGGCTCGCGTTGATGCGCCGCCCTCAACGGGCGCCTTGCGCGACACCCAAGCCCGCGTCGGCTACCGGCAGCTTGAACTGGCGGACGCGCCGCCGCGGCTACGCAAGGCGCGCGGCGACGTCTATCTCGACCTGTCGGCCATCGCCAAGGGTTACGCGGTCGACCAGGTCGCTGAACTGCTCGAGCGCGCCGGCATCACGGACTACCTGGTCGACATCGGTGGTGAGGTGCGCGCCCGCGGTCATAACGCCGAGGGCCGGCCGTGGCAGGTGGGCGTGGCGCTACCGCGCGCCGATGTCGACCGTATCGAGCGAGTGCTGCCCCTTACCGATACCGCGCTCGCCACCTCGGGCGATTACCGCAACTTTTTCGAATACCAGGGCCGTCGCTACTCCCACGAAATCGACCCCGCGAGCGGCCAGCCGGTCAGCAACGACGTGGCCTCGGTGAGCGTGCTGCACGCCTCGTGCATGCTGGCCGATGCCTATGCGACGGCTTTCATGGTGCT
This window of the Pseudomonadota bacterium genome carries:
- a CDS encoding FAD:protein FMN transferase; amino-acid sequence: MAQAATADALRLRGETMGTTWQVSVVTATPAASDLRRRIDALLERINGQMSTYRPQSELSLLNANPSRDWLPVSGELFTVLQAARQVSIATDGAFDITVGPLVNLWGFGAQARVDAPPSTGALRDTQARVGYRQLELADAPPRLRKARGDVYLDLSAIAKGYAVDQVAELLERAGITDYLVDIGGEVRARGHNAEGRPWQVGVALPRADVDRIERVLPLTDTALATSGDYRNFFEYQGRRYSHEIDPASGQPVSNDVASVSVLHASCMLADAYATAFMVLGAERALAVAARHKLEVLFLLRDGEGFRARASAGFPARR